Below is a window of Humulus lupulus chromosome 9, drHumLupu1.1, whole genome shotgun sequence DNA.
ctatctctgttgataatgctctaacccatctcctagagcaTACTGGTTCCCCAGTTGGCAGCAAAGTCCTAAATcctctagcatacaaatcacatggtctacacaagcGGTTAATAAAACTAGTacacacaaacgaatgagtagctcctgaattaATCAAAGCAGTAAATGAAGAACTGGCTCTAGAAATacgacctgtcacaaccgagggacaAGCTTTAGCCTCGGTCTAGGTCAAAGTAAGCATTCTGGCTGGAGTGAGGATGTCACTCCTCTTTTGTAACtccttacttccttagagtcgttactaagttaGTTTAAAACGTGTCATTAACTAGCTAATGGATGTTTTatgttaaaagtgtgactaaactgagataaaacccattaaaagtcattaaatataaaacatttggttattcattgaaatctcactacaacaatttttagtatatattacattaaaaaataacatttatttaaaagtgttattgatagatgattaaaaaaaaaacacagaacAAATATTTTGGCGCCTTATGAAATATAcccaggcgccaaatgaaaaaatTGGGTCTAATTTCTCTCAGCCataatttaatccctaaacctaagatacccaaacaatttctctcagcctccattgcCGCCTCTCTGCCTCTCTTTCTTGCACTTTGTATTCTTCTCCATTCACACTCTCTCACACACTTATCCTCTCTCACTCTCATCTCGTCTCATCTATCTCTACCTCACCACGTTGGTACGAGCTTCCAGAGCACACAACGGCTGTATCGCAGGCTGTACATCACGCCAACTATCTGAAGTTCTTCAACTTACCACGACTTGTATTCTCATCTGCTTACATCTTTTTAAGGTACGATACCATTACTttctttttcatcatattttactGTATTTTAGTAATGTATTATTAATACAGCAGCTGATATTGATTGCTCTCTGGGCAAGAGAACAACTGAGAAAGTTCCTGTTTGCAACTTCCATGAGGTACTTTCATTTGATTTGCTGGGTTTTCGTTTCTTCTGGATTTGGCTCTGTTGTATTGCTAAAAATGAAAGCTTTGGGACTTTATTTATATTTGGGGGAGATTGAAAATTTGAAACTGTTTGCTAGGATAGTTATTTCAGAGTGTTTACTACATAATTTGATGTTGGGTATTGGGTTATTAGGATTGGTAACTCTGTTTCTTTCATTGTTAGTTTGGTTGTGATTTAGTTGAGAAGATTATATTTCAAACAATTTGGTCCCGAGTTCTGATGGTGGGAGTTTTGTCTTTTCTTGACTGAATTTGCTTCAGGCATATCTGATATTACTATAGCCATATATGTTTCAAGCATTCCTTTTCAAGGTTCTGTTAGGTCTCTCTCTCAGTCCCTTTTCAACGGTATTTCTTTTAGGAGAATAAAAGATTGATTGAATTTCTTAACTTGACATTTCTTTTGGTAGAATGTCATTATCTTCCTTGTGGCTGCTGTATTTGATAATTGGTGTTTTAAGAACTTCAATATTCATGTCCTAATGTGGAAAATACagtcttgttttttttctttttggttgcTAGGTTTTGGGATTCTTTGTCATATACTTAGTAGTTACTTTAGTAAGTTGTTGTTTTGTGAAAATGATGTGTTCTGGTACTCTTGGTTGCAAATTGATGCGAATATGAAATGTTGAACCAATCTGTCCATGAACTGTCTTGTATCTAAATACAAGCTTCACACAAATAGTTGTGTGCCTAAGTCTTTCTTGACAGCTTTTATTAATCAATAATCATCATCGGTGTAAGCTGATGAGGGCATCAGGAACTATATTATGAAACTTGTTGACTTTCTACAAAATCCTTTAATCATTGGAACCAACTGAAGTGAAGTTTAAGAAGCTGTCATGAAAATTGCAATTTTCTTTATCATCATTATCTTTTTCCCTGTACTGTGAAAAAGTCTTAAAGTTATTTTGAGGTTTTCTGCAACTTTGACACTGATTCATAGCCCTTAAAGCAAGgctactagctaagcaactacaTGAGAAATGTTTGCATACTGAATAAAAACATGAACAATACAGAGAGGGAGACACCCGATAATATGATCATTGTCATCTTTGATGTGTTTGATACAAGCTGCATTACACACTTTCAACTGTATTATAGTTTAAAGCTAGTATTTTGGCTGAAATTTCTGGAATTACTATGTTGAAATTCCTATTGTTATTTGTATCATTTGTTTTAAAGTATAATATCTTTTACTTTTGCAGTGGTAATACAACACATTTTGGCATTTTCTGGTGCAAATTGCCgcataaatttttaaattttgaataatcATCTTACTTACCTTATTCCTTGGATTCTTGAACTATTATATGGCAGAGTACTTCAATAAGAAATCCGATATCTCAGGCAACATTCCCCTTGGAAGTTTCAATTCAATGTTCAATTTCACTGGTTCTTGACAAGTTGATGCGGCAACTACCAAATCCCTTGCCATGGTTGGATACATAATTCCTCTTTTTACAGTTAAACTAGAAAAGCCAAATTTAATTTTGCGTGAGGAAGTTAAACGAGCTGTTCCTTATTCTTGGGATCCTGCATCATGGCCAAGGTGAGGAACTTTCATTTATTGTGGTGATTTATAAGactttagttcttagaaaaattgtTGATATGATGCACCCTTTGAACAAGATGTGCATTATCAACTAAATTAATAAGATAGTATTTTGAAATAAACATGTGCTCCCTTATCAATAATCAGGTATTTCAATGCCTactttgataaataaataattaaaatgcaAGTTTAAGAGCACTGAAAAACTCTGGTGTGTGCTGCTCAACAGAGCAATGGGGCTGTGACCCTAGTAATAGTCTATGCACCTTTTGCACTTTGAGATTTAGTAAGCACCTGCAAAACACAAACTTTATATGCCCCATGAAAATTGATGAAGGAATGGCCCCTTAAAATCACTTGTGCCGCAACTTTTGTTATAAAGTTTTTAAATGCCAGATTGCAggaattattttgtatttatcaCATTGAGGATATATAAGGCTGTTATCTTTGATGTTGAGAACAATTTGGTTAGGACAGCAGAAACTGACAGGCATATTCCACTATTTTTTCCCTTTCATTCTTCAGTTTTATTGAGAATTTCGGAACACATATTATTACATCTGCGACAATTGGTGGAAGAGATGTAGTTTACATAAGGCAGCACCAGTCATCTCCTTTGATAGGATTGGATATAGAGAATTATGTAAAAGACATGGGTGATCATAGATTTCAGGACTCAAATAGCCAGTCAACCGCTGGCCCCTTAAAATACAAAGACAAGGTTAGTATTTGTAACgatttccttaattaaaaaacaATAATTCTTCTGACAATTTTGTACACTATCATCTGCTCTGTTcttcagtatatatatttttctctctttcctCTAGTGTAGTTAATTTTCTTTTGATTAAACTATCTGTGTTTTTATGGCTAAAACTTGTTCCTAATTCAGTTTCTTGCGGCAGGATGTTATAGTAATTTTTAGAAGACGAAGGGGAGACGATCTTGAACAAAGTCATTCCAAGTGGGCAGAGACTGTAGGATTAGCACCTGACGTGATAAACATGACGTTCACTCCCATTGTTTATTTACTTGAAGGAGTACCTGGAATAAAGCATTTAGCTCGTGCAATCGAGTTATATTTGGAATGTAAGACACAACCTAAACTTACTTCATTAAACATCCATATTGGCATAAATCAGACATTGAGAACATTGTTTTATTTCGTAATGTATGGTGTTATAAATCTGACACTATACTTCTTAGTGAGAATGCTAACTTGAGATATGGAAAATAATGTTAATAAAGTTACCAACTTGAACTCCATTTCTTACTAGTAAAAGGGCTCACATTTTAGTGTAAATTGGTTTAAGATCTTCTAGTACTTGCATGTTTATGTTAAACAATGAACTTCTTGCTGTTTTTGTGGGGGTTGACTGTTTCTTCACAACTCACTACATCCCTTGCTGAGAATGAGCAGAAGCCAGTCAGCAAAATGCTGCCATTGGCTAGTCTAAGTTGGGTGGCGGCCAGTAGTTCGTGATATGAAAAAGCTTTAGTTAGTAGGAATAAAGTGATTTGGTAGTTTAGAAGATATTTAAGTGTTGTAGTTCATTGACCATCTATATATTAGTAATTGGTATTTCCTATCAGCAACAAACATGTGAAACTGGTGGACTTAAAAAAAAGGAGCCTTTCTGGGCAACTTGGTCATGTTGACTTCTTCATTTGTATCTTTCCTTTATGATAGGTTAAGTATGTTAAAGTATTTTAGACAATCAGACCAATCAAAAAGCAGAAGTTTTTTCTTAATACTACCAAGTTACCAACTttgatttatatttatatatattgtttgtTAAAAACTTAAAAGTGTGTGCTTGCTGTCATCATCGATGCTTGGTGCCAATACTTCTAATCAGCTGAAAGAATAAAGTTAAATATTTGAcattatttaatgttattatctCTTGGAATTATTTTCTTCATATACTTAATGATCTTCTCTACTTAACATAGTCTAGCCTTTTAGCTATGGacatttttcaatatattttggCCAGTCAAACCGCCTATTGAAGATTTACAATATTTTTTGGATTTTCAAATCGCTCGAGTTTGGGCTCCTGAGCAGAATAACCTGCAAAGAAAGGAGCCTGTTTGTTCCTCTCTTCAGTTCAGCTTGATGGGTCCCAGGCTTTATATCAGCCCTGATCAGGTATTGCTTACtctaataaaagaaataacattTCCCATTTCATTGGAACAGAGAGCATTTTTCTTCATGTGATTCATTTGTACTAAATATGAGTTTTATAATAGTAAATTTTTAGGTGaagataaatataattataagtaTCGTTTTTTAGATGTCACATAGTAAAATgatgttatttttataattactATGTGGCATATATAATTTGGTACTTTGTTGGATTATTACTTTGTAAAAAATTACTAAAAGTGTTGTTTTAGATTTAAGAATATCTATTTTTACCCTACTGAAAATTAACATTTTGGTGTGACGAGGGGGACTTCATCTAGGTGCTTGTGGTGTTGCGGGGAAGGACAACACTAGTTTGCTCTTGGGTTCGGTGAGGGGTCCGACTCGTCTTCACGGAAAAGTGCAGCTGGTGTGAGACAGAGGTTTTTTCTTTTGCCCTCTCTTTTTGCTTTCTTTGTTTAGAGTTATGCATTTCTAGTTTTCTCTGTGCAGTTGGAATTTGTTTTTCGAATTCATagtttatgggatttacaacaaAGTTTCAGTAggatttttctatgagtttttttttttggcttcaGATTTACGATTATAtttcatagccatgagtttgttccatgatagattttattatatgttttgatTTGCAAGTATCATATTTATGAATTTGTTCTATCTTTTGTTTAAGATTTGTGTATCAAAACTGGTTTTGGactttttttgtttactttttagTAGATTTTGTTAGTTTTTCCTCTGATTAATGGTGTTGCCTTTGAGTTTTTAGTAGATTTCTATGTGTTAGAGAGTTTTTTAAGGGGGTTTATAAATCTGTTGTAAAGATTTATTTTGGTGATTTCGTATGGTCATTGCTCTTGATGCAGTAGCCGTATTGAAGTCTTTGGCTCCTCTATGGCTCAGTAAGCATTGCATTAAGTTGGCCACCTACACGATGAAAGATAGTATGCCTAAGCTTAAGTTCTATTCTCAATACATTTTGAACGTTAAATTCATTAACTTTTGTTTTACTGACTTAGAGGGTAGCGTGGATTTTGTCATTTGTAGTGCTGCCAAAATGAAATGAACTATTTTATTTGTTTGGTACACCAACTTTATTAATAAATACTAGCACCACAGGATGTTAGCAATCTTAACTTTCATTTTGATAAACAGGGAGCAGAAAGTACTTAAAAGGGAAAGAATACCCCATTATTATAGTTATAGGATATGTATACCTGAGACCTTTAGATCAGGAACCAATTTGCCAAACTTGCTTGTGGTTCCCTTTAGAGATGAAAGGAAAACCTTCAGCAATTTATAGGGAAATCTTTTTCATTGCTTTCTGTAGAGATGAGGCCTATGCAAGTTGGCTAGATGCCTCAACTGAAACAACTACCTTCCATAAGCTTTAACCCTCTTACTGATAGGAAAGTTGTGGCCCAAATCCTATATAGTAGTTTCGTTTATagcttaaaaaaattattagtgtGGCTTAGAGGGCGGGGTGCCTACTACTTCTTGCTGGGGTGCCTACTGCTTCTTGTAATTTATAGTAAATGATTTAGGTTGGGGTGCCTACTGCTTcttgtaatttatttatttattgctgAGTTATGAATAACCTATGCACTGTATTAGTGTGTTGGTATTATGCACAGTCTTCTGGAAGGATGTCAAAACCGTTGCTTATGATTGCTAGTAACATACGTATACTTGAATCAGTGAGGCAGCAGTATAAAAAAACTCATGACTTGTTGTCTTCTCAGTATTCTTATGAGCTTCTTTGCAATTTCTGCATAAGTCTCAATCTACCACTGTACTTGGTATTATCAATGAGCATATCAACTTTCAAGGTACACGTTTCTTCTTTTACCGCTTATGTAAAAATgcttcctttatttttatatgatgTGTAATGTATGCATGTGTACTGGTTTGCAGTTTCTCCTGGACAGCCCAACTCAATTTCTGATGATGCGGAGGCTGTTACATTGATTGGCAGCAGCCAGGATGCAGTCAGTCAGATTAATCAGAAGGAAATACATTGGGGGGTGAGTCAACAAAGTTATCTTGTTTCAATCGGGTTTGCTTTTTTCTGTTACCCCCTCTTTGTGCTCTGAGTATTACACTTATGATCCATTGATTCATGTAGGTATGTTGAAGTTAAAATGGAATCTAAATGTCTTTTATTCATTCCtttttcatttgtcttctgatctcagtatttatcacatgtttttccctttttcattttcattcaaaATTATTTAGGAATGATAAGCATCATTCTtcttttctaaattaattatttaaaacttgGTCAACCTACAGAGAGTTATTTAGTAGCCTAaaagaggttttttttttctttctatatgaCAGTTTCCCATATATGTTTGTTAGTAATAGGAAATTTAAGTAGTTGCCATATTTTTATAGTTGCTGGAAGATTCTTTGGAAGAACGCTTGGAAAAGACTGAGGGTTTGCTTTCTGATTCTGAAAAGGCAAAAGGAGAAACTAAAGAGTCGGAGTGGGAGGAAAATAAGGTACAAAAATGTTTGGTTATTTCTTTTACTATCCATATCTGTGTAACCTCTGTTTAGACTGTGTTTGTGACTGTCTAGTTATAGGATATTTATCTGGCATCCACTCTTGTGTTGCTTAATATTAACTCGTGTGTTCAGAAAAGATCAGGAGAAGGAGGAAAGCAGGGCTCATCAGTTAAAAAGCTGAAAAAAGACAACGCAACGGGAGCAACAGGGAAAGCCACTCGTCCTGAGACAAACATTGTAACTATGGCACCAAGAGTCAAACCAGAGCTTCCTTTGCCTACAATGTATTCTCTCGCTTTCTCCCTCTTTCTCTTATGTAATTTATACATCTTTCTATCTATGTATTTTTGACCTAGGATGTGCCTATTATTAGACATTCCACATATTTAATTGGGGGTAATGTAGCATAGAATCCATGCAGGGCTTCAAATTATTTTGATGAGTAAATCTTTTTATGATGGAATATGTTGTTTCCAGTTTTAATTCTCTCTGCCAATCGAAGTCTTTCAGAGGGATTTAGTCTTAGTGTTTGCATACCTATGATGTTTATTCTAGCAAAAAAAGGGAAATCTACCACTGTTTTGTAATGTTAACTTTTGATATAGGTTATTTGattaatcttttattttgttGCTTCAGTTCAGTCGAGGTTGAGCATTCTATACTTGATCACAGTAGATTTTGTAACAAGAAAACAGGTTGATGATATTTAACTTTCATCATCAAGTTCTGAGGTTTGTGTTTTTCTCCAATTAATTATTCTTTTAGATTGAACATGTCTATACTCGTCACATGCTCAGAGACATATCTTGCCATGAAAAGAATCTAGACTTGAGGCTGGATCTGTGCACCAAAAGAACTGTAACTACTTTTACTgtaagttttctttgtttaattacAGATGCACCTATATCTATagaatttataacatttaaattcttttctttctttgtttaagatatatttattgttAAATCTTATTTGTGTATATCCTAAAACTAAAAAGTAAACAAAGGAACAAAATAGATCTAAACTTGTCTAGAAATATCTGGTTTATCACTTCATAATGATGCTGATTTCGGCTAAATTCTTCATGCTATTACAGGATGATGACTTGGAAAGCCtcaaattttggataaattctgcTAAATGTTAGGCACCCaataaaaggtaaaaaaaaatgaataaatgaagTTGTGGTTAGTGTAAAAGATTTTCTTGAAGGTGAGTTATATTTTGTGGTTAAAGAGTGTCAGTGGTCTCTTGAATACACCATTAATCTGTTCGTGGGTCTTTGTATTGCTGATGCACACTAGTATGTTGAATAACTAGAATGAATCTTTATTGATACCAAAACCATATTACAAGGGGTTCCAAGACTTATTGACCTTGGATTATATTTCTTATGAGAATAGTTTCATTCTTGTTAGCATGCAGTTTTATATTTGTtgcttatctttctctatttatttttcagAGAGTTTGAACAAGTTCCCTTGAAGGACTAGTACACCATCTGGGGTTCACAGTCAAGCACAACAAGCTGAAGAACAGCTACAACatcagcaacagcagcagcaacaataacatcatccaaactatagtttgaagtaaaaaatgttcaagattataaaactttattatgttaagctttcaaatttaagttagaactaagatctcatgaagtagacacattcatggtttgaattagttattgtttaatgtaatacttatggtttatcaatctattgagaattacattttatgattaattttgattttgtttatcaaaatacaataatgaaaatcttttaatttaaaatatattatccacactaaagtaacaattttattactatatgttatgatttaaaaacatattatagcgtaaaaaatcgttatggtttatataatataacaaactaaaaatgttatcaaaataatcaaatgtaacagttgaaaagtgttatgaaaaaagtataagattaaacttcaaatttataaccaaaaactctatctaaatgttattatttgaatattatagcaactaaaaatgtgttattgaatagtttaagataacaccgaacataacattcaaatactgttatagaaaagactggacttttaataacaggggctatgttagcattttcagaagcgttatcaatagtcccggttagcagtttttaagtgttatgaatattgttttttcttgtagtgtctcgAAAatttttacagttgggatcccaaaattttgTTTAGAAAATATGTTACAAAGAAAAATGTACATgtggtcgacctaggcgacaaaacaactattacagtacatttcATTTTCCCAAAACAACATTGGTCGTTGCAGCCAGgcaagccgaacatgtacccattgctccacgctctctgtactcagggttggtcggcctttcccttgcccttacctactcCATAaatcacccgtgagccgaagcccagcaagaaaactcaacacaaaacaaataacaaaacagcatatctatcaacagcatataacaaaacagccaataggctaaacacatagcggccatgctgtCACAGGTgatttaccaggccctgggttcgtgatcttcaccgagaggatgactccaacatcctaagagggtctcgccctaacgcaTGCACTCCAAGTGCTCAACGCTGTTCCCGgtcccttgccgtactcagctctgcactctgcgtgctcaatGCCATTCCCAGCCCCTTTctgtactcggcttcctgccattctcggccttcgtcgtttcCGGACTTTGCCTGGATTCCTTGTTTTCATAattcaaacatcaattaaactcaTAATTGAACCTAGATTCCTCGTTTACATATCCTAATTAACACAATAAGCCCATAAATAACCCCATAAACTTAGCAACCACCCAAGATCACACTTAGAACCCATTTTCATGCAAGCCTATATTTCCAAGAGAATTCAACACCCAAAACCAAGTTTAAGAGCTTACCTCTGAATTGTACTCGACCCTGAGCTGATTTCCTAAGTCCTAAAGCCTCCAATCCACCAGTTCTTGAGACTAAATCCTCAAGTTTCTCCAAAATTCTCCAACACCAAAGAGAGAGTGTAAGAACCGACTAAGAGAAAAAAAATGTGAGAGTCTTCCTTATGTTGCTTCTAATCCCCTCCTAGAGCCTCAGCAGTCAAAGCTTAAGCCTATCTGTTAGCCAAAAAttctaaaatacccctaagcctaTCCAAAtccctcaagtgccaccaagggcaatttcatCAATTACCAAGTCCCGTTAATTACTCGAGTGTTCTTATAAATTcctgtttaatcccgacatgtccaaatcattgctaaattactacccgttactcggtAATTCTCGAACACATATAATTTTTtaccacaattttggccaactaCGAGTAGACACAAAAatgacaataaaccttgaatagaaaataaataacacaagtaattttatagtggttcagccacaatttgttggtaatagcctagtccacttggagttgtgatatatatagcccacacttaagatcagatgaacctgagccaactgagtatCTTAActataagtagaaaaatacagagtttctctctcaagAATACAAGTTTTCTCTCTCAGATTAGTACCCCAAAAATGCCTGAGTCCCAAAATCTTAGAACTAAAGAGTTCTTTCAGTCCAAAAAAGACCAAatccccctaaatgatgccatgagccatttatttataggctcatggatcgtacatgagaaatatcatGTTTTGATGGGATcattggttgtttcaaccaactttgattaataaaatacaaacaaattcaaattacaacaatatagctattattccgggatatctgagagattcctgtGGTAGTTGCGAATGAttcaggttgaagttgttactgaggctttactaAAGAGTCACTAGAtggttaactcctgagattctgatCGGTCGATCGACCAAATCCATTTCCCGAAGTGACTGGTTGGCCAAAGCACACCACTAGTCGAGCATGGCACACCTCTGGTCGGGCATGGAaaatcacaccactggtcggACATGGCATAACACTGGTCGGCTAAACTTATTCCTAACTAGTAATATCACAAGTCCTCAGGTCAATTTTCAACCTTTTCACGtatttaaataacacatttattgactattaatgtgtcatttattgacCATGCCCTGCCACTTGTCCAtccgattgccacgtcattgcacgaaattttggggataacaataacaTTCCCTAAATACCCCTAGGATCCTCCTGAACCgtgtatttgaccccgttgtgactttctagttaaactgctccctaggactgtctcagattgtgcatcacaaataaatctCCACTTAGTCGTGGTACccatcacaatatacacaaatattgcatttatgtacTCAactggctaaaattacaaatatgcccctaatagccaaatggggcccacatgcaattttaattcacctaaacatgcatttctaatcacataatcatcaaattcatttattaacaaactaaatcaattattgccctccaggcacgctaatcaaggccctaagacttattagcaaatttgggatactacaactatcccctccttacagaaattccgtcctcgaaattacctgaataactcgggatatcaaTCCTGCATAtttgtctcaagttcccaagttgcctcttccactttgttgttcctccacaacactttcactaaggaaatggtcttgctccgcaatactttatcctttcggtcaagaatatgaaccggcttctcttcatacgataaaccctgatccaactccaagttctcataactcaatacgtgCGTAGAATTtgacacatacttctggagcatggatacatgaaacacattgtgaacccctgataaagctggaggcatcgccaatctataagctacccctccaacccattccagaatctcaaaggggccaacaaagctgggctcagcttgccccgcacaccaaaccgtttcactcctctcaagggacaaactctgagaaacacctgGTCATCGACTTGAAATTCTACGCTTAtgcatctcaagtctgagtaactcttctggcgactctgggaggcaagcattcgagctctaatcttttcaatcacctcattggtcctctaaacaacCTCAGGACCAAGGTATCTCCTCTCACTCATCTCATTCTAATGGATAGGTGATATGCACTTCCTTCTATATAACATCTCAGATGGAGCCAtgccgatagtcgcctgataactgttattgtatgaaaaatcaatcaaagggagatacttactccaagatccctcaaaaatCCAG
It encodes the following:
- the LOC133799982 gene encoding MACPF domain-containing protein CAD1-like, whose protein sequence is MVGYIIPLFTVKLEKPNLILREEVKRAVPYSWDPASWPSFIENFGTHIITSATIGGRDVVYIRQHQSSPLIGLDIENYVKDMGDHRFQDSNSQSTAGPLKYKDKDVIVIFRRRRGDDLEQSHSKWAETVGLAPDVINMTFTPIVYLLEGVPGIKHLARAIELYLEFKPPIEDLQYFLDFQIARVWAPEQNNLQRKEPVCSSLQFSLMGPRLYISPDQVLLTLIKEITFPISLEQRAFFFM